The Anolis sagrei isolate rAnoSag1 chromosome Y, rAnoSag1.mat, whole genome shotgun sequence genome contains a region encoding:
- the LOC137095290 gene encoding dexamethasone-induced Ras-related protein 1, translated as MRLAEMIKKMGPSESELNIPAKNCYRMVILGSSKVGKTAIVSRFLTGRFEDQYTPTIEDFHRKFYSIRGEVYRLDILDTSGNHPFPAMRRLSILTGDVFILVFSLDNRDSFEEVQRLKQQILETKSCLKNKTKENTDVPLVICGNKGDRDFYREVEPREIEQLVGQDPKKCAYFEISAKKNSSLDQMFQALFTMAKLPSEMSPDLHRKVSIQYCDLLHKKALKNKKLMKDVDGGGGEAYGIVAPFARRPSVHSDLMYIREKTIRGGQAKDKERCVIS; from the exons ATGCGCCTGGCGGAGATGATCAAGAAGATGGGTCCCTCCGAGTCGGAGCTCAACATCCCGGCCAAGAACTGCTACCGGATGGTCATCCTGGGCTCCTCCAAGGTGGGCAAGACGGCCATCGTCTCCCGCTTCCTCACCGGCCGCTTCGAGGACCAATACACGCCCACCATCGAGGACTTCCACCGCAAGTTCTACAGCATCCGCGGAGAGGTCTACCGGCTGGACATCCTCGACACCTCCGGCAACCACCCCTTCCCGGCCATGAGGCGCCTCTCCATCCTCACCG GCGATGTGTTCATTCTGGTATTTAGCCTTGACAATCGGGACTCCTTTGAGGAAGTCCAGCGCCTGAAGCAGCAGATCTTGGAGACCAAGTCCTGCCTGAAAAACAAAACCAAGGAGAACACTGACGTCCCTTTGGTCATCTGTGGCAACAAGGGCGACCGTGACTTCTACCGTGAGGTAGAGCCCAGGGAGATTGAGCAGCTAGTGGGGCAGGACCCCAAGAAGTGTGCCTACTTTGAGATCTCTGCCAAGAAGAACAGCAGCCTGGACCAGATGTTCCAAGCCCTCTTTACCATGGCCAAGCTGCCCAGCGAAATGAGCCCTGACCTCCACCGCAAGGTCTCCATCCAGTACTGTGATCTCTTGCACAAGAAGGCGCTCAAGAACAAGAAGCTGATGAAGGACGTTGACGGTGGTGGCGGAGAGGCATATGGCATCGTGGCGCCCTTTGCCCGCCGACCCAGCGTCCACAGCGACCTCATGTACATCCGAGAGAAGACCATCAGGGGCGGGCAGGCCAAAGACAAAGAGCGCTGCGTGATCAGCTAA